A window of the Miscanthus floridulus cultivar M001 chromosome 14, ASM1932011v1, whole genome shotgun sequence genome harbors these coding sequences:
- the LOC136503989 gene encoding uncharacterized protein: MTSNYHVKHINFYVADFNTAYHAILESLALAEATDLSIQMANVVTDAKTVPADDLEIPSLEPPRASTKSKETKEADTAFEQLKLFLVMLLAHDKHVVAAAGTEADAAAVAQDALEEEAVMDADVVVLVLVVAVAVAVALVAQDNLGNEVAMGPDALAPAGAPAQNNLGNEVAMGVDALAATVAAMAMVMAMTMAALVAQDNLGNEVAMGPDALAPAGAPAQNNLGNEVAMGADASAAAGALAQNNLGNEVAIGVDVSAATVAAMAMAMAMVMAATAAVPVDVSAAQSTQEASEALAATE, encoded by the exons ATGACTAGCAACTACCACGtcaagcacatcaacttctacgtcgccgacttcaacaccgcctaccacgccatacttg agagtcttgccctcgccgaagccaccgacctctccatccagatggctaacGTGGTCACCGACGCTAAGACGGTGCCCGCCgacgacctagagatcccatcgctggagcctcctcgcgcctccaccaagtccaaggaaacaaaggag gcagatacagctttcgagcagctcaagttgtttctagtCATGCTGCTGGCTCACGATAAGcacgtggtggcggcggcggggacggaggccgacgcggcggcggtggctcaggACGCGTTGGAGGAAGAGGCGGTGATGGACGCTgacgtggtggtgctggtgctggtggtggcggtggcagtggcggtggcgttGGTGGCACAGGATAACTTGGGAAACGAGGTGGCGATGGGGCCCGACGCGTTGGCGCCGGCGGGGGCGCCGGCTCAGAATAACTTGGGAAATGAGGTGGCGATGGGGGTCGACGCGttggcggcgacggtggcggcgaTGGCGATGGTGATGGCGATGACGATGGCGGCGTTGGTGGCACAGGATAACTTGGGAAATGAGGTGGCGATGGGGCCCGACGCGTTGGCGCCGGCGGGGGCGCCGGCTCAGAATAACTTGGGAAATGAGGTGGCGATGGGGGCCGACGCGTCGGCAGCGGCGGGGGCTTTGGCTCAGAATAACTTGGGAAACGAGGTGGCGATTGGGGTCGACGTGTCGGCGGCGACGGTGGcagcgatggcgatggcgatggcgatggtgatggcggcgacggcggctgtGCCAGTGGACGTGTCGGCGGCTCAGAGTACGCAGGAGGCCAGCGAGGCTCTGGCGGCGACGGAGTAG